CAATTTGGCAATTTCTTTACGTCGCGTTAAAATTTGGTCGGTAAGTTTATTGGCCTCGGTAGTCATGTCCACGATTTTTAATGCAAATTGTTCCTGTTCTTTCAATTCCTTAACTCCTGTATTGACTTCGGCTAAACGGGGATCGGCCATTACCTTAAATTCCTGCACAAATTCTTCTCCTGCAATTTCGAGGCTTACAAAATACTTATCGGGAGCAACATAAGGACCATTGCTGAAACTTCGTCGCGGGTTTTTATCCCAGGCCCCTTTATGTCGCATATCCCATTGGATACGGTGCAAGCCTGCTGTTTTGCTCAAATTAACGGCTTGGCCGGGCTGAAAATAATAACTCATGGCCATGTCTTCGTTTCCTTCTTCCTGTGCCACTTTTTGTGTTTTGCTTACATAAGTTTGTAAGGGCTTTTTATCGGCATCGAGAATGCTCATTTTAATTTCTCCTTCAGGAACGGTTTTAATGAAATAATCAATATTTACGGCAGAAGCAGGGTAGGATGGAATTTCATTCCCCCTGGTTTGCCGGTAACGTAAACGATAAGTTTCAACAGGTTTCATTAAAAAATTATGTTCCTTTTGCATTGCTGCATAATGATGTAAAGGGCTCACATTGTCCATGATCCAGAATGAGCGGCCCATGGTCGATACGGCTATATCTTTTCGGTAAACCTTAATATCGGTTATGGGCGTAACAGGCAGGTTTTGCTGAAAGGATTGCCAGTTTTCGCCATCGTCGAACGAAACGAATAAGCCAAACTCGGTACCGGCATATAGCAGGCCTTCTTTTTCAGGATCTTCGCGCACAACCCTGGTCGGGAAATCGGCAGGGATGCCATTCTTGCCGTTGGTCAATAATATCCAGCTTTCGCCGTAGTTTTTGGTTTTATAAATATAAGGTTTCCAGTCGCCCAATTGATAACGCAAAACGGCTATATATGCTTTCCCTGATTGATGCGGAGAGGGTTCGACACAATCAACACGGCCACCCGGCAATAAATAGGGAGGGGTCACATTTTTCCATGTTTTCCCTCCATCGCGGGTAACATTTACGGGGCCATCATTAGCTCCGGTCCATATTAAACCCTTAGTCAGCGGTGATTCACTAATTTCATATAGGGTGCTGTAATATTCCTCTCCCGTGATATCGCGAGTGATCGGGCTTCCTGAAATCACCTGTTTATCAGCTTCAAAAGCGGTTAAATCGGGTGAAATAATTTCCCAACTATACCCATCATCCGTAGTTTTGTGCAGGTATTGCGAGCCCATATAAACCACATCCGGATTGTGCGGGCTCACATGAATTGGTGAAACCCGTTGGAACCGGAATTCCAGATCCTTTGGATTGTGGCCATAAATATTGCTTGGATTTACGGTATAGGTTCTTTCCTGTCCGGTAATTTTATTAAAAACCCCAAAATGTCCTTTGCAATTTGAATAAACAATATTGTGGTTTCCGGGTTTTGGAACGGTGGGCCCGGTTTCGCAACCTCCAACCTCAATCCAGTAAGCAGTTGGTCCGCCAGGTGCATCATAAGGAGGCAAACTAGGCACTCCAATGGTTGTATTATCCTGTTGCCCTGCATAAAGCCAATAGGGGTTTTGATCGTCGAGATCGACCTGATAAAGCTCGGCGGTAGGCTGGTTGATTTGTGTCGACCAGCTTATGCCGTCGTTCAGGGTCACGTTCACCCCGCCATCATTGGCTTGTATATAAATATTGGTATCTTTTTCATTGATCCACATATCGTGGTTGTCGCCGTGAGGCGTGCTTCTGCGTTCCCAGGTTTTACCCCCATCCACTGATTTATAAAAGCTCGTGGAATTTACAAAAAGCGCATCGGCATTTACGGGGTTGGCTTCGATATTGCAATAGTAAAACGGACGATCGAGCAAGCGCATATTGTCGCTGATCCGGGTAAACGATTCACCCTGATCGTTGGATCGAAAAAGTCCGGCATCGCCTTCAGCGGCTTCCACCAAAGCATACAAACGTTGTGGATCGGCTTTTGAAACTGCCAGATCAATTTTTCCGATGATCCCCGCAGGTAAACCATTCATAAGTTTGATCCAGCTTTTACCACCATTAATTGATTTATGGATGCCACCATTTTCACCACCACTGATAATTGTCCATGGTTTGCGTTCGGTTCTCCAGGCGGCAGCGTAAATAATATCGGGATTGTTTGGGGCAAATTCAATATCTGCAACACCAACGGTATCGGCAATAAACAAGACCTGATCCCAGGTTTTGCCTCCATCCATGGTTTTGTAAACCCCTCGTTCTTTATTGGGTTGAAAGGGTTGACCAATGGCAGCCACAAAAACGATGTCCGGATTTTCGGGATGAATTTCAACAGCGCCAATTAATCCTGCATCTTTTAGGCCGATATGTTCCCATGTTTTTCCGGCATCACCGGATTTGTAAACACCTTTCCCGACGATGATATTCGAGCGAATTCCATCTGAACCCGTACCTACATAAACGATGTCGGGATTATTTTGATAAACCTGAATGGCTCCGATAGAAGGGGAAGCAAAATAACCATCCGAAACATTGTTCCAGTTGATGCCATAATCTTCGGTTTTCCAAACACCACCTCCGGTTGCGCCCATATAAAAAGTGCCTGGTTGTGTAGTGATTCCGGCAACAGCGGTTGATCTGCCACCACGGGTAGGGCCTACGTTTCGGAATTTTAAATCTTTAAATACATTGTCTTCCTGATTTGAATCTTTCGTTTGCGAGTAAATGGCCGGGATGCTTAAAACCAGCATATAACCCAATAATAAAGCCTGTTTTAGTAAATGGTTCATATATAAATAAATTAAAGTTTTTGTTTTGATTAATGTAACGCTTGTTGATGCAAGATATTCAAAAAAAACCGTATTTTGAATTGGAACTTAATAAAGTCGATGTACAATGAAGTAATTTCTATCAATGACGGAAAATGAAAGGGAATCGATTAATGAAATGTAGAATGTAGAATACAGAAAGTATGACACGCAGGCAGGGTATCAAGATTTTAGACGTTAGATAATAGATTTTAGATATTAGACTTTAGACATTAGATATTAGTGGTCTGTGGTCTGACCCCCTATAAACTGGCTAATTTTCAAATCATCACATTTTCAAATTTTCAAATTAGCACATTATCTTTCCAGATTCACTTTCCGCTCTTTCAAATTATATTTATCGCCTTTGCGAAGGAAATAAAATTCTTTTGAGTCGGCAGGAAGTTGGTAAATGGTATCGCGTTCCCTTGAAAACCGGGTTCCATCATAAATGGCAACAAAACTATTTCCGATGACTTCAAATTCGTTGCCTTTAACCACGATGCCTGTGTTTTCGTCCAAACCTATCCCAAATAATTCCGGTCGGTTCTTAAGTATCTCAAAAATATCAAACTGACGGTTACGAACCAGGATGTGTTGATCGATGGCACTGTTTTTCAAAAATCCCAAACCCACTTCATGATCGCCCATCATTATCGTATTTCCTTTCGAATCGCCACGGGCGAGGTAAGAACCCTGAATAGATGCACCTGCTGACGAACCGGCTATGACGCCGCCACGATCCAGCAATTTGTTAAATTCTTCATGGGCCCTGGTATTTAAAAATCCATCTGCAATCCGCCATTGACGGCCCCCATCGAACCAAACCCCTGTTGCATAGGTGATGGATGTATAAAATTCAGGATCATTCGCTAATTTCGAATCGCGGGTATGTAATACAGTTACGTTTTTAAATCCTGCTTTTTCAAACCTTGCCTTAAAATTCACAAAGCCTGAATCCTTTTCAATCTGATCATCTTCCCAAGCAGTGGGGACGATAATAATCTTGGCATCATCACCACCCGCGTATTCTTTAAACTTTTCCAAGAATATGGGATCTCGGGCATTACCACCAATGATGATCAGGGTGCCTTTTTCAGGCCCGATAAAATCAAGTACTTTCTTTGATGCATTGCCCGTTTTTTGTTGAGCATAGGAATGGACAATACCCGGTCCGTTAATTAAAAAAAAGCAAATAAGGGTAAAATTCGTGAAAAATTTAAGTTTACGCATAGTTTAAATTTAAAGATTGAATGACTAGGTTTTATTTAAGGATTCAAGGAAAATGCCGGCTATATATTCAGGTGTTTCTCTATTAAAGGAAGGATTTATTTTTAATACAAACCCATCCTGAACCGGATCGGGAAACTCAATGTGTTTTTTGTCAAGTTCCTGTTTGAGTTTATTCAGATTAGGATGATTGATCATCAGTTTCACGACATGGGTCCCATTTTCATATCGTTGAACTTCTATCCTATGATCTTGTGAAATCCTGGAAAAGAATTTCTCAGCATTTTCATAAGCTAATTTATATTCATCGATAAACCCGTCGGCGTAATAAAGTGCAACAGCAGCAAAAGGCCATGCATAAGGTAATCCACCACCATACATCCTTCTTACATGAAACAGATCTTTGGTGAATTCAGTTGATCCGGCCAAAATAGCCCCTGATGCGGCATTAAAACATTTCCATAAAGAAGTATAAACGGTATCGAATAAACTGCCATATTTAGCAGGGATATTCCCTGTGTGGGCGCATTGAACAAATAAGCGGGCCCCATCCAAATGCATTTTGATGTTTTCGCTTCGGGCATAATCCGATATTTTTTTCATATTTTCAAAACTCGAAATCTGATCATGTTTTCTACGAACGGGTGTTTCGATCGAAATAACGCCAACTTTTGTTAAAACCCTTCCCCCTTTTGTCATTGCAACGGTATGCATTACTTCTTCCAAGGTAAACTCAACAGCGTTTTGACCCAGGGGAATGAGATTTAAGCTACTGAGGTTTTGCGCACAATCACCGGTATCATTATAAAAATGACTTTGTTCCTGAACGATCACCCTTTTTGCATTTCCTGCCAATTGCCTTGCAGCCAACTGATTTGCAAGGGTTCCCGTAGGCATAAAAACGGCAGATTCCTTGCCAAGCAATTGGGCAAATTTATGTTCCAATTCTTCCACCACGCCACCATTGGAGTAATAATCGGCTTTGATTTTACCCTCATCGGCTAATTTCATGAGCAGGTTGGCATATTCTTTCGGTGTTAATCCTAAACCGTCGCTTGTCAAATTTACGCTACCTTTCAAATCATCGTAAATTCTTGTACTTCTGATTCCCGGGATGGCACTTAAGGGAGCAGCGGTTGCAGCAAGCATGCCCCCCATTTTTACAAAATCTCGTCTGTCCACAATTTATTTTTTTTGAATGAAGTGAAATTAGTAAAAAAATAATCTCAAACGGAAATAGATGTATATCATTTTTTATATCAATTTCACGCGTAGGAAAACAGAAGGTTCGGATATCCATCGTGCTATTTTAATACTACCATGACTTTTACTGAAAAAATATTTTACGTATCGAAATAATTTATATATTAGCGCTCTGGAGTACTATAAATACTTAACGGACAGCCCTGTCCGGGTACTAAAACAGCTCGTGAATTTTACGGAAGGAGAACGGTTTATAAAAAGATAAACTCTTATTAGAATTTGGTTTTATTCAATATGATTTTGAAAATGCAAACAAATTTAAACGCCAAATTATAATCATCCGAATAAAAATACAATAAAGCAACCTTAAATGAAAATAGCTATGCCAATTCCAAAAAAGAAAACCATCCAGCCGATAAAACTCTTTGAGAACATCGCGCTGACCTTTAGTGGTGGCGGTTACCGTGCCTCCACTTTTGGGCTGGGTATATTGTCATACTTAAACCAAGCCCGTATCCGCAACAAATCACTCCTCGAAAATGTAAAAGGTTTGAGTACCGTAAGCGGAGGAACCTTAACCGGTGCTACCTATGCTTGTTCTGCAGCCGAAGGAAAGGATTTTAATACCTTTTATACACATTTTTATAAAACCCTTGAAGAAGATAGACTTTTGGGTATTGCCCTAGCTAAACTCGATTCAAACGAATTGTGGAAAAATTCACATAAAAAGCGGTCCTTGATCAATGCTTTTGCCCTGGCTTATGCTGAATTGCTAGCAAACAACACTTTTAGGTGCCTTCGGGAACAAAAATCACATTTGGAAGACATCTGTTTTAACGCTACCGACTTTTCATTCGGCTTGGCTTTTCGTTTCCAGACTTCCGGGATTTTCGGGAACTATCATTTACAGAACACCAATCTCGATGCACTTTCAAACGATATGAAAATAGCTGATGCCATTGCTTCTTCCTCATGTTTCCCGATGGGATTCGAACCCATGGTTTTACCGGATGATTATGTAAGTGATCATAATTCAACGACCTATGTTGCCATCAAAGCGCAAAAGGAATTTAAAAAAGGCGTCGGGATCATGGACGGGGGGATTGTGGATAATCAGGGGATAGGTAGTATTATGAATATCAACGTCAGGCGTGAAAAAGAAGGGAAACCTTACGATCTGATCATGGTTTGCGATGTAGGGAGTTATTTCATGGATCCATGGCAAGCATCGAAACTGAGCCTTGATGGTGAAGATGGATCTGCAAGCCCTAAAAAAATATATCAAACCGTCGTGAAAAAGTTAAGGTCAAGCTGGTGGATTTGGCTGCTACCAATACCTATTGCTGCAGCACTTTTGATCGGGGGTTTTTACAGCCAAAACGGAACCTGGCTGTTCATTGGTGGGGGTGCCATGGTAATGTTTGCAATCTTAGCCGGTGGCGCCAGATTATTTATTGATAAGATCGTTCATAAAATATTAAAAACATGGGGTTGGGTGATGGGTATGCTGCCACACTTTATGCGGGATAAACTTGTTTATTTCGAAAACCTTCGCCTGCGATTAATCCAGCGAATGCTAGAAGAACGAGGTACTTCGGCCATGAAAATGATCAGTGAAATATTCCTGAAACAAATCCGCCGACTTAACTATAATTTGTTTTATGAACACCAGGATTTGAAAGACCGCAGAATTACCGCCCTCATTTATGAACTCACCAAAGAACAATATCAAAATGGCAAATCGGACGAAAAAGAACCGGAAGTAAAACGTGGGCAAATCCCAGATCCGGGCGACGGCATTTATGCTGCAGCTAAAATAGCGAGCGAAATGGGAACCACCCTTTGGTTTTCGGTTGAAGATAAAAAAGTTTACCGGCTTAAAAACCTTGTTAGTTGCGGGCAGTTTACCGCGTGTTTTAACCTCCTGAAATATTGCGTTGACTTAAAAAGTTCAAAGGCAAAGGTTGATCCCGAATTGCTTGATGAGATGATTAAAGTCTTTGCAAACGATTGGAAAAAATTTATTAAAAATCCTTACTGGCTGCATGATCAGTATAGAAATTAACAATCTCAAACTAAAAAACTATGGCAACAATCAATGAATTAACACAGGAACAATTTAAGGATTTGCTCGACAACTATTTTGCTCCGCCTGAAGAACGGACGCAATTGACCGACGATGAACTAAAAGATCTGGCAAAAAGATTAAATGAAAGGATCAAAGTTCCCATTATTTCGGAAACCGGTGAGGAGAAAATCCTGATTAAGATTATCATCAAAATCGACCGCTTTTTGTACGATAATTTACCAAATGAATTTTACGATCTGGTCAGAAGCATGGATAAAGGTATCGATGATGAAGAAGCCAAGCGATTAATTACGAGGCTTTCGAAGCTTGCCAATAAGCACATCGATTTGCCTTATCTACCCGAAATGGCTGAATATATAGCCATCCGACTGGTGATAGGGGTGATCGTGAATGCGGCCCGAAAGCAATGGGACCTCCGCAGGGCCAAGGAGAATATGTACGAAATGAAAGTACCTCATCAAAAATACGCGTCTCAATTTCAGTTGGAAAGCATTATTTCCTGACAATCGACTAGATTTTAACAATATAATATTTTACAGAATATGAAAACTTCCATCATAAGTAAGCCAAGATATATACAAATCATGTTTTTGGCTATGATTGTTTTGCTTTTAGGTGCATCGTGCAGGGTAACCCTAATTCCTACTTACGATGATTCTATTGCTCAACAAATTGACCAGACTTCCAAACAGGTTGACAAATTCTACCTGACTATGTTGGAATTATCAACCACTAGTAACAATGGCAGGGCTTTTGAACATTTTGTCCTCCAATATCTTGACATTGAAGTAGAACTGAATTCATTGCTCAGTAAAAATAAAGTGAGGCCATTGAACCAAAATTCAACAAGGATTTGTGAGATTACCCTCGAGCTTTGGGTAAAGTATAAAGAGGAACATAAAAAAGACAATACCCTTAGCGATGGACTTGTGAAATTGAACCGGAAAACCTTCAGCGATTTATTTTATGCCATGCAGGTTGCAGAAGAAGGTAAAAAAATTGCAGGCAATCCACCCAAATAATGAACCAAAAATTTATAAAGATGAATTTCGATATCAATAAAGTACTTGCAGATATGCTTGCTGCTATGAAAGGAACCGTTAGCGACCATTGGTCTGAAGTTAAAGATACTGCTAATCAATTCCTTCAGAGGGATAAGGATAGGTTGGAACTGTTGGCCGAGTTAAGGATCACGGGCGATCTGAATCAGGAAAAATTTGAATCACGATTGCAGGATGAAAAACTGATACTGGAAGCTGAGCTTAATGCCTTGGCCGTTATTTCGAAAGCCATTGCACAAAAAGCAGCCAATGCAGCCTTTGATGTTTTACAAAAAGCTGTGAATGCTGCCATTTCTGCCGTGTTTTGATTTCATGCTAAAAATGACTTTATTTAAAAAAACCGCCCATAATGAGCGGTTGAATCCATTTTGAGGTAAACCGTTTAGTTCGGGCAAGGGTAGTTGTAGCAAACAATAAGCCATGATCTTAATTCAGTGGCTCGTCCGTCCAAAATACCAATATATTTTGGTTGGTTCAGGATGGCATCCAATGCGTCCAGGCTTTTTAATGCATCCTCAAGATCGCAAGTTCGAGCATATACCAATGCTTTTAACACATGTTTTTCAATTGCCGGATTCTTCAGTGAGGGTTTATCAAAGGAATTGGCAGTCAGGATAATTCTATCAGCCGACTTTTCCATGAGATTGCATGGTGTATTGCTTGTTGCAGATGCTGTAGCTTCTGCCTGAGCAGCAGATTCTTGGCCAAAGGCATAAATACCTGAAAACATAAAAATGCACAAAAAGGCAAAAAATGACTTTTTCATAATTCTCGAATTTAAGTTGAACAGTTAACGCGCTTTAGTCCTGATTAATTAGGATTTAAGGTGTAAGTTAATCAAAAAAAGCGTGCTTTGCAATAGCTGATTCCGTAAATCTGATTTGATTCTTAGCTACAATCCAGGTGAAAATCGGCTGACCCAATAAATGGTATTAAACCCCAGAGCAAGCTCTGGACTATCATTTCCGTAGCAATCTACGGGGAATTAAACCATACCTTCTCGTCCGACGAAGCGGAACGCGAAGGAGGATTAAACTTTTATTTGTAATTTCGCCGGCACTGTAAATATTTTCGGTGTAAACAGTAAACATAAAACAGGGTCAATTTCATGGAACTAACATACTTTTAAGGTTTTGTCAGTTACTTTACATTTTACTTTATAACTACGCATATAACATGATCAATATATTGAAAAAAATACTCAATTATTTAAAACCTGAACCAATTTATAAGGTTTTGATATTTAGATTATTGTTGGTGTATTTAATTTTTATGCTATCGCGCATTATATTTTATATTTTCAATCAGAATTATTTCTCAAATTCACATTTGAGCTCACTGCCAAATATATTTATAGGAGGATTGGTTTTCGATACAGTTGCAATTTTATACACCAATTCTTTGGTTATTATATTGAGCATAATTCCTTTTCAATTTCGTTACAAAAAAGGATTTCAGAGCTTTATGAAATATCTGTTTTTTATTTGCAATGGAATTGCTCTTTTGGCCAATTTAATGGATGTTGCTTATTTTCCATTTACTTTAAGTCGTACAACTTTTAGTGTGTTTTCGCAATTTGGTAACGAAAACAATCTGGTGCCGCTTTTCCTGAATTTTTTTGTTGACTATTGGTATATGGTTTTGTTTTTGATCCTATTAATGTGGTTAATGATTTTTTTGTATAAAAAAATAAAAATGCCAACTTTGGCTGAAAAACCATCCATTAAATATTACATAAAAGCTTTGCTTTTGATACCGATCGTATCAGCAATTTTTGTAATTGGGGCCCGCGGTGGAATCCTTCACAGTACGCGCCCGATAACGATGAGCAATGCCGGGGATTATGTGCAAAATCAGGCAGAAATTCATTTGGTTTTGAATACCCCGTTCTGCCTTATAAAAACCATTTTTCATCATTCGCTTGAGAAAAAAACCTATTTTTCGGATAAAGCAGATTTAGAAAAAATATACAATCCAATTCGTGTTTTAAATCCCAATGATACGGTTAAAAAATACAATATAGTATTGATCATTCTTGAAAGTTTTGGAAAGGAGAGTATCGGTTTTTTTAATAATAATCTCTACGGTTATACTCCATTTGTTGATTCCTTATGCACTCACAGTCTGGTTTTTCAACATTCATTTGCCAATGGTCGGAAATCAATTGATATTTTACCCAGTACCATGCTTTCGATTCCTTCGCTTGGTGAACCCTTTGTTTTGACTGAATATTTCAGTAATAATTTGAAAAGTTTACCCCAAATTTTAAAGGAGGAAAATTATCATACTTCATTTTTTCATGGAGCTCCAAATGGCTCAATGGGTTTTTCGGCGTTAACAAATTTAATTGGCATTGATCATTATTTCGGTAAAAATGAATTTATTAGTGAAAATAAAATAAATACAAGAGAAAGCGGAAATTTATGGGGGATTTGGGACGAAGATTTTTTCAAGTATTATGCTAAAAAAATTAATGAATTCGAGCAACCATTTTTTACAAGTATTTTTTCGCTAAGTTCACATCATCCGTATGACCTGCCTGAAAAATATAAAAATGAATTTCCCGAAGGAAAACATCCGATATATAGAACAATCGGATATTCAGATTTTGCGCTAAAAGAATTTTTTGAAGCGGCTCAAAAAATGCCCTGGTTTGAAAATACAATATTTGTTATCACTGCCGATCATTGTCAAAGTACGCCAACTCACGATGAGTATAATACATCAACGGGATTATTTAGTGTTCCGATCATCTTTTATTCAGCAAATGAAAAATTGAATTTGAAGGGGAATTCTGAAAAATTGATCCAGCAAATTGATATTATGCCAACTTTATTGGGAATGATTAATTATAATAAATCCTATTTTTCGTTTGGGAATGACGCTTTAAATGCAGAAAATCATTTTCTTGTAAATTATGTAAATGGAATTTATCAGGTATTTTATGGCGATTTTGTTTTACATTTTGACGGTACAAAAACAGTGGCTCTATTCGATTACAAAAAAGATATTTTATTGCAAAATAATTTACATGGCAATAACCAAGAATTGCAACTGAAAATGGAGGATTTTGCCAAAGCTTTTGTTCAGCAGTATAATAATCGGATTATTGAAAACAGGATGACGGTCGATTAGTTTTATCTTCTAAAAAATCATCGCTTCAATGTGCTTTTTCATAGTGTAATATCCTTTTGAACTTTGGATTCATTAAACGCAAGTGATCTTTATAAAATAATTGATCCGGTAATTATTTATATTACTTGACATATAAAATGTCTATCTAATTGTTAAAAAATCCTATAATTCATTAATGGATGTTAAATATTTAGCGATGGTTTGCCAAACAGCGTAAATTTGGTCATTAATAAATGAAAGAAGTGGGTTGTCGCAAATATAAGCTAAGTAAGATATTCATAAGTATAGCCGTGTTGATCAGCCTCCAATCGCATTTAATTGGTCAGGTAATAATTCAAGGGATTGTTAAAGATCAAAAAAGCGGACAGCCTATTTCTTTTGCAAATATTTATATCCCTGAAAAAAGAATGGGTACCGCCACTAATCTTTATGGTGAATTCAAATTTGAACTCAGCCCTATCGACAGCATGTTAATTTCAGCCATTGGATACGAAAGCCGGCTCATTTATCTGAATGATTCTGTTTATAATGAATCGATTGAAATAAATATCGATTTAGTGCCAAGGATCTATGATTTAACAGAAGTGGTCATTAGACCATTTCCAACTTATGAACGATTTAAGCATGAAATCCTGAATTATGAAATGACGCCCGAAGAAATCAATGCCAAAGCACTTCAAGAGGCATTTAGGCGGAATTTGGCAATGTTATCACAAAACACAAAACCCATCGATTATCTGGATGACAGAGGAGGGATCAGTCTCGGAAGTCCGGTGACAGCGATTTATAAATTATTCAGCAGGGATGCTAAGAATGAAAAGAAGTATAATAAGCTTTTAATAGCTGACAAAATCAGATTAAAAGTTGGAGAACGTTTAAATTTTGAAGTAGTTGGTAAACTAACAGGTTTAAAAGATGAAAAGGAAGTAAATGATTTTATTGCTTACTGCAATCTTACTGATGCATTTGTTCTCGCCTGTACCGATATTCAGCTATATAATCGCATTATGGAATGCTTTCAGGAGTATACCTTAAAAGAATGAGCCTCGAACACGTAGGTTA
This Bacteroidota bacterium DNA region includes the following protein-coding sequences:
- a CDS encoding LTA synthase family protein, whose protein sequence is MKYLFFICNGIALLANLMDVAYFPFTLSRTTFSVFSQFGNENNLVPLFLNFFVDYWYMVLFLILLMWLMIFLYKKIKMPTLAEKPSIKYYIKALLLIPIVSAIFVIGARGGILHSTRPITMSNAGDYVQNQAEIHLVLNTPFCLIKTIFHHSLEKKTYFSDKADLEKIYNPIRVLNPNDTVKKYNIVLIILESFGKESIGFFNNNLYGYTPFVDSLCTHSLVFQHSFANGRKSIDILPSTMLSIPSLGEPFVLTEYFSNNLKSLPQILKEENYHTSFFHGAPNGSMGFSALTNLIGIDHYFGKNEFISENKINTRESGNLWGIWDEDFFKYYAKKINEFEQPFFTSIFSLSSHHPYDLPEKYKNEFPEGKHPIYRTIGYSDFALKEFFEAAQKMPWFENTIFVITADHCQSTPTHDEYNTSTGLFSVPIIFYSANEKLNLKGNSEKLIQQIDIMPTLLGMINYNKSYFSFGNDALNAENHFLVNYVNGIYQVFYGDFVLHFDGTKTVALFDYKKDILLQNNLHGNNQELQLKMEDFAKAFVQQYNNRIIENRMTVD
- a CDS encoding cyanophycinase; protein product: MRKLKFFTNFTLICFFLINGPGIVHSYAQQKTGNASKKVLDFIGPEKGTLIIIGGNARDPIFLEKFKEYAGGDDAKIIIVPTAWEDDQIEKDSGFVNFKARFEKAGFKNVTVLHTRDSKLANDPEFYTSITYATGVWFDGGRQWRIADGFLNTRAHEEFNKLLDRGGVIAGSSAGASIQGSYLARGDSKGNTIMMGDHEVGLGFLKNSAIDQHILVRNRQFDIFEILKNRPELFGIGLDENTGIVVKGNEFEVIGNSFVAIYDGTRFSRERDTIYQLPADSKEFYFLRKGDKYNLKERKVNLER
- a CDS encoding patatin-like phospholipase family protein, translating into MKIAMPIPKKKTIQPIKLFENIALTFSGGGYRASTFGLGILSYLNQARIRNKSLLENVKGLSTVSGGTLTGATYACSAAEGKDFNTFYTHFYKTLEEDRLLGIALAKLDSNELWKNSHKKRSLINAFALAYAELLANNTFRCLREQKSHLEDICFNATDFSFGLAFRFQTSGIFGNYHLQNTNLDALSNDMKIADAIASSSCFPMGFEPMVLPDDYVSDHNSTTYVAIKAQKEFKKGVGIMDGGIVDNQGIGSIMNINVRREKEGKPYDLIMVCDVGSYFMDPWQASKLSLDGEDGSASPKKIYQTVVKKLRSSWWIWLLPIPIAAALLIGGFYSQNGTWLFIGGGAMVMFAILAGGARLFIDKIVHKILKTWGWVMGMLPHFMRDKLVYFENLRLRLIQRMLEERGTSAMKMISEIFLKQIRRLNYNLFYEHQDLKDRRITALIYELTKEQYQNGKSDEKEPEVKRGQIPDPGDGIYAAAKIASEMGTTLWFSVEDKKVYRLKNLVSCGQFTACFNLLKYCVDLKSSKAKVDPELLDEMIKVFANDWKKFIKNPYWLHDQYRN
- a CDS encoding carboxypeptidase-like regulatory domain-containing protein, producing the protein MKEVGCRKYKLSKIFISIAVLISLQSHLIGQVIIQGIVKDQKSGQPISFANIYIPEKRMGTATNLYGEFKFELSPIDSMLISAIGYESRLIYLNDSVYNESIEINIDLVPRIYDLTEVVIRPFPTYERFKHEILNYEMTPEEINAKALQEAFRRNLAMLSQNTKPIDYLDDRGGISLGSPVTAIYKLFSRDAKNEKKYNKLLIADKIRLKVGERLNFEVVGKLTGLKDEKEVNDFIAYCNLTDAFVLACTDIQLYNRIMECFQEYTLKE